The DNA window CGTCTCGACCCCGGCAAGGGAGAAGTGACTTACACCGACGCGAAGAGCGCTAAGAATCCGAAGGCTCCGATCGATGTGAAGCCAGCTTGGAATCCTCTCGACTTCCCAGGTGAGGGAATCGGTCCCAATCCAGGCGGTCCTGGCGGCTTCCCTGAATTCCCGTGGGTTCCGCCCGTGAGACCGTTCGACCCGGATGCGGGTCCGGGGCCGGCTACGCCGACCGACTTCAATCCGCCTCCCATCTTCATGAATAACAGCGTGCTGCGCTGAGTTTGGCGCGCCGGAAACCCAGATTGGTTCTGCCCCGACCTTTTTCGATCCTTCTCCTCCCAAGATCACCTATGAAACGCAAGCTCCTCACCCTCCTTGCTGCCGCAGCGACAACCTCCGCGCTTCACGCGCAGGAGGGTCTGTACTATTTGGGCTCCGAAGCTCAAGAGAGTCTCCCGCTGAAGTGGATGGTTGGCGTCAATGCCACCTACGACGACAATGTCAGCCCGACCGCCGTTGGTATCGGCGCAAACGAGTCCGCCTTCAGTCTCAATCCCTACGTCGGCCTCTCGTTCGTCAACATGACCCCGCAGTCGACGCTCGATGTGTATGCCCGCCTCGGTGCCATCTACTACATTGATGGTCCTTCTGCCCCGGGAACCGACGATTTGTATCCTCAGATCCGTGCCGGAGTGAACTGGACCCGTCGCTTCACGGAGCGTTTGCGTTTTAGCAGCCGTAATTTCGTGGCATACGAGCTTGAGCCCGACTACGCTTATGGTTTCGCAACTTCCCGTCAGGTAGATGCCTACATCTTCTGGGGCACCGATAATGCGATTGGTTATCGGTGGACGGAGCGCTTGGCCACCTACACTGGCTTCGCTCTGGAAGGTGTCGACTACGACAGCAATGTCACGAGTGCGGACCGGTTTACTTGGGAGCTCTACCATCAGTTCCGCTACCAACTTACCCCGCAGTCTGTCCTGACCTTCGATTATCGCTACGCGGATACGAGTGCAGGCGGCCTTGCGAGTGACTCAAGTTCGCACTACTTGTTGCTTGGTCTAGAGCACCGATTCAGCCCGAACACGATTTTGGTGGCCAAGGCCGGGGCGCAGATCAAGCGGTCCGATGCAATCGGCGGGTCGGATGGAACCAGCCCATTTGTTGAACTTGCAATGCGCTCCCAAGTCAACGAGCAGTTCTCGATCCGAGCCTTTGTCCGCTACAGTTCTGAGGTTTATGATACAGTCCGGGTGGTGACAGTTCCAGGCGCGAGCGGTCTCTATGATTTCGACGACCGCCAGACTCTTCGGGTTGGAATCAAGGCTTCTTACGACCTTTCCCCCAAGGTGAGCATTTTTGGCGGAGTCGACTACATCCCGTCTGCCTTTGATGACGGGCGATTGACCTTCGTGAACTTCGGTGCCCCTGCCCCAGTCGCTTCCGGAATCGATGAAGACCTCCTGAATCTATACATTGGGCTCACGGTCCGCTTCACCGAGCGGCTTTACGGTTCGTTGTCCTACAACTACACGGACAACAGTTCCGACTTCGCTGGTTACTCCTACGATCGCAACAGGATTAACTTCGGCCTCCACGCCGAGTTCTGATCTCAGGTCTGGATCCCCGCAGTGGTCTAATATCGCTCCAAAGACTCAAGCTTACCTAAGCTTTCCTAAAGACCTCCCGCAGTGGCTCTCCATTGCGGGAGGTTTTCGTTTGAATACCCACCAACTCCAGCCGATAACCCCTACGTTTCCGTTCGATGAACTCCGAGAATTCCAACGCTTCTGAAGTCAGCCTTCATGCCGTCGACTACTGGCAGGTGGTCAAGAACCGCTACGGCATCATTCTCCTCACCTTCCTGTTGGTCTTCATGACGGCTCTGGTGATCACCTACGTGATGCCGAAGAAGTATGAGTCTTCCGCCACAATTCAGGTGCGGCCGAACATCGCTTCAGTCCAAGTGATTCCTGGAATGGTCTCACGGGATCCGACCGCAGGCAGCGCGACGTTCTTTCCCACGGAGTTTGAGGTCATCAAGTCGCAGAAGACCTTGGATATCGTCATTGATAAACTCGATCTCATCAATCACTGGGGCAGGGATCGGGAGAGCGTCCGAGGAACGCTCCAGGGAATTATCGGGGCGCAGAATATTCGGGGCACCGATCTGATTGAGATCCGTGTGAGAACTTCGAATTCGGCGGACGCGCGGATGATTGCGGATGCCGTCTCCGACGCCTACCGGGAACGTCGGACCGAACTGGAAAATGCCCGCTCCGATCAAGCGATGTCGGAGCTCCGGGAGGCGGTGCGCTCCCAAGAGGATCTTGTGGAAGAGAAGCGAAAGGTGCTCACCCAGCTGATTCGAAATGAGAAGGTGATTTACACGCGTGGCGGCAATGGGAACGAGGGCTACACCGAGACGGATGAGGCGAGGGATGCAGCGATGCAATATGCCAAGCTGGAGTCTGAGCGGATCAAGCTTGAGAGTCAGATTGATACGCTGCTCCGCTATGACGGAGACCAGCTGATCACTTACGCCGCAGGGCTTCAGCTTCCCGAGAACATCATCCGTACGCTCCACCCGCAATGGCTTGATGCGAAGCGGCAACTGGCAGCACTTCAGTCGAGCGGTCTTGGTGAACGCCATCCGACGGTTCTTCAGCAGAAGAAGATGATCGAAGGTCTCGACAGCGATCTCGACAAAGGAGTCGTTGCGCTGCGTGAAACCCTTCGGGCACAGCTTGAGCTCACCAAGGAACAGGCGGAGCGGCTGAAAGTGAAGAAGGATGAGGAGGAAGAGGAGGCTATTACTGACGGTATTGCGAGGCACAGCTTCGATGATGCGAAGGCCGACTTTGAGACCGCCCAAGATTTGCTTGAGAAGCTGAAGGTGAAGTTGATCAGCGAAGAAATGCAGCGCCGCATCTCCGAGGATCCGGTGATCGTTCACGCAGATCCAGTTGAATCCCAGGCTCCCGTGAGCCCGAACGTGAAACTCAATCTCGCCCTCGGCGCGGTGGTCGGTTTGGTCTTCGGGGTGGGGATCGCCTTCTTCCTCGAGTATCTCGACACCTCCGTGAAGACCCTTGAGGATGTTGAGCGCTACCTCCAAGTGCCGGTGCTGGCGGTGATTCCGAAAGACGTCGGGATTCTCTACAAGCAGAGTGGCATGAGTCCCGACGCTGAAGCCTACCGGATCCTACGGACGAACATCGAGTTCAACCGGAAGAATCCGGAGGACAACGCGATCACGGTTGTTTCGGGTGGGGCAGGTGAGGGCAAGTCGACGACTTTGGTCAATCTTGCCTACATTTGTGCGCAGGGTGGCTACACGACTCTGATGATCGACGCCGACCTTCGTCGGCCAAGACTCCATACATTCTTCGACATCAACAACTCGGTCGGGCTTACCAACTACCTGACAACCGACCTGATGCTGGAGGACGTGATTCTTCAGACTCCTGTGGACAACCTCTATTTCATGCCTTCGGGCATTCTTCCGGCCGATGCGGCGGGCATCCTCAACTCTCGGCGGATGTCCGAGTTGATCCAGGATGTGAAGCAGCGCTTTGACCTGGTGCTGATCGACTCCCCGCCGATTCTCGGCGTGAGTGATGCTTCGGTTCTCGCTAGTGAAGTTGACCTGACCATGGTTGTTGTGCAGCACCGCAAGCTTCCGCGAAACATGTTGATGCGGGTGAAAGCGGCTGTGGAGAACGTCGGAGGGCACGTCATCGGGGTGGTCCTCAATAATGTGGATGTCCGGAGTGACAGCCAGTACCAGTATTACACGAGCTACTACACCTACTACGCGCCGACCGACAGCCATGCGCCGGCAGCTTCGGCTCCGAAGAAGCAGGATGCTGCAAGAGCTCCGGAGTCTGCACCATCGTCACCGTCAGGAGAGGACCTCTATTGACATACAGGACTTACAGGACGAATTTGAATTTTATGAAGACGATCATTGTTCTTGCGATGCTGGTGGCTTCGGTGCTGCCGGTGCTCCGCGCACAATCGACCATTGAGGCCGGCCGCGCGATCGAGATCCGGATCCAAGGTGTGCCCAGCGAGGAGATGCAGCGGGTCAACAACACCTATCCCGTGTCGGAGGGTGGCTACATCCGAATGCCTTTCATTGGGAACGTCCGGGCCGCGGGAATGAGCCCGAACACTCTGGCGACAAGCATCGAGTCACGCTACAAGTCAGCACAAATCTATACGAATCCCACGGTTCAGGTCTTCGCCTCGAGTGACGAAACGATGGCACAATACATCGTTACCGTCGGTGGGCAGGTGCGCCGACCGGGCCCCGTGAACTATACTCGGGGTCTCAAGCTTTACGATGCAGTCCAAGCGGCAGGCGGCGCGACCGAGTTCGGTAGCATGTATCGAGTGAAGCTGATTCGGAATGGAAAGTTGGTTCAGTATGACCTGACCGAGACCAAGTCGAAGACCGTCGAAGTCAAACCCAATGACACGATCGAAGTGCCTCAGAAGAATCTCTTCGGGCGCTGAGTTCGCACTCCGGGAGCAATGCGATCGCGATATCAAGTCCGGCTTCTCTTCTGGGTCGGTCTTTTGGGTGCGGGGGTCTTATGGCTCCCGTTGACCGCAAGAGGTGGGGAAGAGCCTCCCGAGAACCTCGTCCAGCAGCTCGCATCGGAGCGTTATCCGGACCGGGTTGCCGCACAGGGCAAGTTGGCGGAGTGGTCGAAGGAGAACGGGAAAGAGAGCTGGGATTGGCTCACCCGAGTGGCCACTGAGGGCGATAACCCGGAGGTCAGAGACAGGGTGCTGGTGGTGCTGAAAGCTCTTGTTCTGGGCGAACTCGAGCAGTCGAGACCGGGATTTGTCGGAATCACGATGTCTTCCGTCAAAGTCGGTGGTGAGGCCGACGATGGGATCGGAGTGCAGGTTTTGGCGGTCAGCAAGAATTCCCCTGCCGATAAGGCTGGGCTCAAAGCCGGTGATGTGGTCGTAAGCTTGGAAGGCAAGACGTGGAAGACCGAGAATGCACAGGATGAGTTCGCAGGGCGGGTTGGTGCTTTGAAACCCGGCACCGAGGTGAATCTCGGTATTTTGCGCGGTGGCGAGAGGTTGGATATCGACCTCACGCTAGCGGCCCGACCGTGGTCCGCGGGTGAGTATGGCGACCTTCAGAGACGAAATTTCGATCCGTTTGCCCCCGGGGGCCTGATGCCCACCGAGCGCCAGGCGAGGGAACGGGTATTCCGGGAATGGCTGGATGAGCGCTTGGGGCGCTAGGCGAGTTGGTGTTGAAAAATCGGCGGATTCTTTGGAGAATTCTGCTCGTACCGCCGAAGAGATTAGCGTTCGACTTTCGTGACCGGTGTGCGACGCTCTCGTCCTTGAAAGTCGATAATATGTGTATGAGACGCATCCGTTTTCGTTCGACCGTTGCCGGAGTCGCCCTTCTCGCGGGTAGTCAGGTTGCTTGTGCCCAGCAGGCAGATTTCAACCAAGTTGGGTGCCAGATGGCGATCATGCTGCAAAACAGTCACTTTGATCGTTCGAAGCAGCCATTTCGGGATCTGAGCGACGAGTTCCTTGCCAGCTATCTCAGGGATCTCGACTACGGCCGCGTCTACTTCACGCGCCAGGATGTTGATCGTTTCGAGGAGTTGTACGGTGACAAACTGTCGGATATGCTCCTGAAGAAGGACTGCATGCGGGCAGCGACCGACATCTACCAAACATTTGTCGAACGGGTCGAAGCCAGGGTTGCCGAGGCGAATCGGGTTCTTGACAGTGGTGAGTTCGATTTTTCGAAGGACGAGACCGTGATGAGGACTCGTAAGGAGGCCGCATGGCCGAAGGATGAGGCGGAGGCAATGTCGATCTGGAGAAAGCAGATCAAGGAGGTTCTGCTGTCAGAAACTCTGCGGCGGGAGATGGTCGCGAAACTCGCGAAAGAGCAGCACAAGGAGGAGCTTTTTGCCGACGAGAGGGATCCGAAGGAAAAGATCAAGCTTCGGTACGAGCGCTTCCTCCGGAGCGTGAAGGATGTGGATGAGGAGGATATCGCGTCCTACTTCCTCAGTGCCGTCGCCAAGACTTTTGACCCCCACACCGACTACCTGAGCTTCAAGCAGATGGAGCGCTTCCG is part of the Haloferula helveola genome and encodes:
- a CDS encoding polysaccharide biosynthesis/export family protein, whose product is MKTIIVLAMLVASVLPVLRAQSTIEAGRAIEIRIQGVPSEEMQRVNNTYPVSEGGYIRMPFIGNVRAAGMSPNTLATSIESRYKSAQIYTNPTVQVFASSDETMAQYIVTVGGQVRRPGPVNYTRGLKLYDAVQAAGGATEFGSMYRVKLIRNGKLVQYDLTETKSKTVEVKPNDTIEVPQKNLFGR
- a CDS encoding outer membrane beta-barrel protein, which translates into the protein MKRKLLTLLAAAATTSALHAQEGLYYLGSEAQESLPLKWMVGVNATYDDNVSPTAVGIGANESAFSLNPYVGLSFVNMTPQSTLDVYARLGAIYYIDGPSAPGTDDLYPQIRAGVNWTRRFTERLRFSSRNFVAYELEPDYAYGFATSRQVDAYIFWGTDNAIGYRWTERLATYTGFALEGVDYDSNVTSADRFTWELYHQFRYQLTPQSVLTFDYRYADTSAGGLASDSSSHYLLLGLEHRFSPNTILVAKAGAQIKRSDAIGGSDGTSPFVELAMRSQVNEQFSIRAFVRYSSEVYDTVRVVTVPGASGLYDFDDRQTLRVGIKASYDLSPKVSIFGGVDYIPSAFDDGRLTFVNFGAPAPVASGIDEDLLNLYIGLTVRFTERLYGSLSYNYTDNSSDFAGYSYDRNRINFGLHAEF
- a CDS encoding S1C family serine protease, coding for MRSRYQVRLLFWVGLLGAGVLWLPLTARGGEEPPENLVQQLASERYPDRVAAQGKLAEWSKENGKESWDWLTRVATEGDNPEVRDRVLVVLKALVLGELEQSRPGFVGITMSSVKVGGEADDGIGVQVLAVSKNSPADKAGLKAGDVVVSLEGKTWKTENAQDEFAGRVGALKPGTEVNLGILRGGERLDIDLTLAARPWSAGEYGDLQRRNFDPFAPGGLMPTERQARERVFREWLDERLGR
- a CDS encoding GumC family protein — its product is MNSENSNASEVSLHAVDYWQVVKNRYGIILLTFLLVFMTALVITYVMPKKYESSATIQVRPNIASVQVIPGMVSRDPTAGSATFFPTEFEVIKSQKTLDIVIDKLDLINHWGRDRESVRGTLQGIIGAQNIRGTDLIEIRVRTSNSADARMIADAVSDAYRERRTELENARSDQAMSELREAVRSQEDLVEEKRKVLTQLIRNEKVIYTRGGNGNEGYTETDEARDAAMQYAKLESERIKLESQIDTLLRYDGDQLITYAAGLQLPENIIRTLHPQWLDAKRQLAALQSSGLGERHPTVLQQKKMIEGLDSDLDKGVVALRETLRAQLELTKEQAERLKVKKDEEEEEAITDGIARHSFDDAKADFETAQDLLEKLKVKLISEEMQRRISEDPVIVHADPVESQAPVSPNVKLNLALGAVVGLVFGVGIAFFLEYLDTSVKTLEDVERYLQVPVLAVIPKDVGILYKQSGMSPDAEAYRILRTNIEFNRKNPEDNAITVVSGGAGEGKSTTLVNLAYICAQGGYTTLMIDADLRRPRLHTFFDINNSVGLTNYLTTDLMLEDVILQTPVDNLYFMPSGILPADAAGILNSRRMSELIQDVKQRFDLVLIDSPPILGVSDASVLASEVDLTMVVVQHRKLPRNMLMRVKAAVENVGGHVIGVVLNNVDVRSDSQYQYYTSYYTYYAPTDSHAPAASAPKKQDAARAPESAPSSPSGEDLY